In candidate division KSB1 bacterium, a single genomic region encodes these proteins:
- a CDS encoding serine hydrolase domain-containing protein → MKVKGYIKKDYTEIADSFRKNFEIFGELGASLCIYHNNEKVIDIWGGYKDLKKGNEWDENTVVPIFSTTKAIASTCLAICHSRGLFDYNSKVCEHWPEFGMENKKEITVEQLLQHRAGLSAIDEKLNSEKIKNRKFLDKVIAKQKPFWYPGHYQGYHVWNIGWYISSLLSRIEPRKRFLKEFIEQEILPNIEGEVRIGVENNYNWSKIATLRPFSKLKGLFSMPFKFVFEFFKPWSLSFKSMLNPPFVSNHSNFNKPEILQLEMGAGGGIGNARGLASLIDSLTDGNHSLHLKKETLEYLMKYPEAPIKGWEDIVFKQDAFRFHAGFMKPSKKHDFAKTIKAFGGFGAGGSFVFHDPEYKLTVAYTMNKMSSKMMNMNRELNIRNSVYKTIANKASNPIAAGVS, encoded by the coding sequence ACAACAATGAAAAGGTGATAGATATTTGGGGTGGATATAAAGATCTGAAAAAAGGCAACGAATGGGATGAAAATACTGTTGTACCTATATTTTCAACCACAAAAGCTATAGCCTCAACTTGTTTAGCTATTTGCCACAGCAGAGGATTATTTGACTATAACAGTAAAGTCTGTGAACATTGGCCTGAGTTTGGGATGGAAAACAAGAAAGAAATAACTGTTGAGCAATTACTTCAACACAGAGCTGGACTTTCGGCCATAGATGAAAAATTAAATTCCGAGAAAATAAAAAACCGGAAGTTTTTAGACAAAGTAATAGCTAAACAAAAGCCATTTTGGTACCCTGGACATTATCAAGGATATCATGTTTGGAACATAGGATGGTATATTAGCTCATTACTTTCAAGAATTGAACCCCGGAAAAGATTTCTTAAAGAATTTATTGAACAGGAAATACTTCCAAATATTGAAGGTGAAGTCCGAATTGGTGTTGAAAATAACTATAATTGGTCAAAAATTGCCACATTAAGACCTTTCTCAAAGCTAAAAGGACTATTTTCTATGCCTTTTAAGTTTGTTTTTGAATTCTTTAAGCCTTGGTCACTTTCTTTCAAATCAATGTTAAATCCTCCGTTTGTTAGTAATCATTCCAACTTTAATAAACCTGAGATACTTCAACTTGAGATGGGGGCTGGTGGAGGCATTGGGAATGCAAGAGGATTAGCCTCTCTAATTGATTCATTAACGGATGGGAATCATTCTTTACACTTAAAAAAAGAGACACTGGAATATTTGATGAAATATCCTGAAGCCCCAATAAAAGGATGGGAAGATATTGTTTTTAAACAGGATGCATTTAGATTCCACGCTGGATTTATGAAACCATCTAAAAAGCATGATTTTGCAAAAACTATAAAAGCTTTTGGTGGATTTGGTGCGGGAGGAAGTTTTGTATTTCATGATCCTGAGTATAAACTTACAGTTGCATATACAATGAATAAAATGTCTTCTAAAATGATGAACATGAATAGAGAATTAAATATCAGAAATTCGGTATATAAAACTATTGCCAACAAAGCATCAAACCCAATAGCCGCGGGTGTTTCATAG